A window of Longispora fulva contains these coding sequences:
- a CDS encoding DUF4350 domain-containing protein, translating into MTARLKTLAPLLVAVLLVVATLVFHAVDTPSTGDDGYLSPTGTDRFSGHELERLLTADGRRVVRHTVPADALNDAIAGNTTLFLPAPEYLNRDFFRQLTFLPATTRIVLVQPGQAALDDLAAESLRGTPRVLGERWATAVVGPGGCDIGGAGDAAVGRVRYRLDGAQSCYDGHVLLSDNFVIVGAADPFSDERIGEHDNARLAVALLGRYPNIAWLDQHSLVVPSPSPTPTLPHVPEVCGTPAAPGVVCVTLPPESPRPTARCTVPSPTSTPQPTYTCYIAGHGGGGTGGGGGGGGGGGSERQPNPNPDEGSEKPPNPLWAAFPPWFWAALVGLAIAALLLVLARARRLGQPVAERLPVVVRSTETITGRGRLYARAHARLPALDAVRAGARRRLVAALALGPTAMSGEIVAAVAARTGRTEDAVQELLYGVIPETDAELTSMADAIDRLVEDTTRETRSD; encoded by the coding sequence GTGACCGCGCGGCTGAAGACGCTCGCCCCACTGCTCGTCGCCGTCCTCCTCGTCGTGGCCACCCTGGTGTTCCACGCCGTGGACACGCCGTCCACGGGCGACGACGGGTACCTGTCCCCCACCGGCACCGACCGGTTCTCCGGCCACGAACTCGAACGGCTGCTCACCGCCGACGGCCGGCGGGTCGTCCGGCACACCGTCCCCGCCGACGCCCTCAACGACGCGATCGCCGGGAACACGACCCTGTTCCTGCCAGCCCCCGAATACCTGAACCGGGACTTCTTCCGCCAGCTGACCTTCCTGCCGGCCACCACCCGGATCGTGCTCGTCCAGCCCGGCCAGGCCGCCCTCGACGACCTGGCCGCCGAGTCCCTCCGGGGCACGCCCCGGGTGCTCGGCGAGCGGTGGGCCACCGCCGTCGTCGGCCCCGGCGGCTGCGACATCGGCGGGGCCGGGGACGCGGCCGTCGGCCGGGTCCGCTACAGGCTCGACGGCGCCCAGAGCTGCTACGACGGCCACGTCCTGCTCAGCGACAACTTCGTCATCGTCGGGGCCGCGGACCCGTTCAGCGACGAGCGGATCGGCGAGCACGACAACGCGCGGCTCGCGGTGGCGCTGCTCGGCCGGTACCCGAACATCGCGTGGCTCGACCAGCACAGCCTCGTCGTGCCGTCGCCCAGCCCGACCCCGACCCTGCCGCACGTGCCCGAGGTGTGCGGCACGCCGGCCGCCCCGGGGGTCGTGTGCGTCACCCTGCCGCCGGAGTCGCCCCGGCCGACGGCCCGGTGCACGGTGCCGAGCCCGACGTCGACGCCGCAGCCCACGTACACCTGCTACATCGCCGGGCACGGCGGAGGCGGGACCGGGGGCGGGGGCGGGGGCGGCGGGGGCGGCGGCTCGGAGCGGCAGCCCAACCCGAACCCGGACGAGGGCAGCGAGAAGCCTCCGAACCCGCTCTGGGCGGCGTTCCCGCCCTGGTTCTGGGCGGCACTCGTCGGACTGGCCATCGCGGCGCTGCTGCTCGTCCTCGCCCGCGCCCGCCGCCTCGGCCAGCCCGTCGCCGAAAGGCTGCCCGTCGTCGTGCGGTCCACGGAGACCATCACCGGCCGCGGCCGGCTCTACGCCCGCGCCCATGCCCGGCTCCCGGCCCTCGACGCGGTCCGCGCCGGGGCCCGGCGTCGGCTGGTCGCGGCCCTCGCCCTCGGTCCCACAGCGATGTCCGGCGAGATCGTCGCGGCGGTGGCCGCACGGACCGGACGGACAGAGGACGCCGTGCAGGAACTGCTCTACGGGGTGATCCCCGAAACCGACGCCGAGCTGACCAGCATGGCCGACGCCATCGACCGGCTCGTGGAAGACACCACCAGGGAGACACGCAGTGACTGA
- a CDS encoding DUF4129 domain-containing protein: MARWWTALVADVADWFPGGVAGLMAALLLGALFLIAALRWWRQWLAAARRALAAALRLGSWLVAAPGRLHRWLLRLLAWRPGRRRPKPAKVTKTITIDDLPEGPDDALPELPAEVLLSLADQYAAAGRYGEAVRERLRVMIRRLADRGVLSPQPGSTVTELAMAAGAALPTADAPLREATRIFSDIWYGERPATAEMDARMRTLGESL, from the coding sequence GTGGCCCGCTGGTGGACGGCACTGGTCGCCGACGTCGCCGACTGGTTCCCCGGCGGGGTGGCCGGGCTGATGGCCGCGCTCCTGCTCGGGGCGTTGTTCCTGATCGCGGCGCTGCGGTGGTGGCGGCAGTGGCTCGCGGCGGCCCGGCGCGCCCTCGCCGCGGCCCTGCGGCTGGGCTCCTGGCTGGTGGCCGCCCCGGGCCGCCTGCACCGGTGGCTGCTCCGGCTGCTGGCCTGGCGGCCGGGCCGCCGACGCCCCAAGCCCGCGAAGGTCACCAAGACCATCACCATCGACGACCTGCCCGAGGGCCCCGACGACGCGCTGCCCGAGCTGCCGGCCGAGGTCCTGCTGTCGTTGGCCGACCAGTACGCCGCCGCCGGGCGGTACGGCGAGGCGGTCCGGGAACGGCTCCGGGTCATGATCCGCCGGCTCGCCGACCGGGGGGTGCTGAGCCCGCAACCGGGCTCGACGGTCACCGAACTCGCCATGGCGGCCGGCGCCGCGCTGCCGACGGCCGACGCGCCGCTGCGGGAGGCGACCCGGATCTTCTCCGACATCTGGTACGGCGAGCGGCCGGCCACCGCCGAGATGGACGCCCGGATGCGCACCCTCGGGGAGAGCCTGTGA
- a CDS encoding FadR/GntR family transcriptional regulator has translation MPLETTARSPLVSQVISQLREQITRGEWAVGARIPPEPELAAQLGVGRNTLREAVKALSHAGLLDCRQGSGTYVLAASELSSAVARRIADAEFRDVLEVRRAFEVEAARLAARRRTPLDLEALDLALARREEMWRTGDAARFVEADSALHEVVVATAHNKVLADLYADFGTALRASLRHVVGEELTPDSYVDHTRLVDAIRAGDEDAAAFEAQCFLKETSTEEG, from the coding sequence ATGCCACTGGAGACGACAGCCCGATCTCCGCTGGTCAGCCAGGTCATCAGCCAGCTTCGTGAGCAGATCACCCGGGGCGAGTGGGCGGTCGGCGCCCGGATCCCACCGGAACCGGAGCTCGCGGCCCAGCTCGGAGTGGGCCGCAACACCCTGCGCGAGGCCGTGAAGGCGCTCTCGCACGCCGGGCTGCTCGACTGCCGCCAGGGCTCCGGGACGTACGTGCTGGCGGCCAGCGAGCTGTCCTCCGCCGTCGCCCGGCGGATCGCCGACGCCGAGTTCCGCGACGTGCTCGAGGTGCGGCGCGCCTTCGAGGTGGAGGCGGCGCGGCTGGCGGCGCGGCGGCGTACCCCTCTCGATCTGGAGGCTCTTGATCTCGCTCTGGCCCGGCGGGAGGAGATGTGGCGGACCGGGGACGCCGCGCGGTTCGTCGAGGCTGACTCCGCGCTGCACGAGGTTGTCGTCGCCACCGCGCACAACAAGGTGCTCGCCGACCTCTATGCCGACTTCGGCACCGCCCTGCGCGCCAGCCTGCGCCACGTCGTCGGTGAGGAACTCACCCCCGACAGCTACGTCGACCACACCCGGCTCGTCGACGCCATCCGCGCCGGGGACGAGGACGCCGCGGCGTTCGAGGCCCAGTGCTTCCTGAAGGAGACGTCGACCGAGGAGGGGTAG
- a CDS encoding CynX/NimT family MFS transporter — translation MTTVTVEPSNRSFAIEGTGLVLLGIVLVALNLRPAVTSLGALLDEVRAGLHLSGTMAGLITTLPVLSFAAFGSITPRLARRFGPHRVLSSAVALLSLGLLARALTDSAWVFFGTSALALAGIASANVLLPGLVKRHFPTRVGLVTGVYTMTLTLGTAIAAATTVPMANALGGWHWGLAVWAAVAAVAVLPWLLLRRHDRGDLATTVAASPVKPARTRIGWALAVFFGAQSLSAYVVMGWLPQLYRDVGFSAQTAGLLVAGLMAVGVPLALFMPALAARRPDQRPVVAVLVAATALGYTGLIFAPHAGALLWTVLLAVGQSAFPLTLAMIGLRSRTPEGTVALSAFAQSAGYLMAAAGPMLVGALYTSTHSWLLPLLFLLGIVVLQGAVGMVAGRPQYLEDARLRN, via the coding sequence ATGACCACGGTAACCGTAGAGCCCAGCAACCGAAGCTTCGCCATTGAGGGCACGGGTCTGGTGCTCCTCGGGATCGTGCTCGTCGCCCTCAATCTTCGCCCGGCCGTCACCAGTCTGGGAGCGCTCCTCGACGAGGTGCGCGCGGGGCTGCACCTGTCGGGCACCATGGCCGGCCTGATCACCACCCTCCCGGTGCTGTCGTTCGCGGCGTTCGGGTCGATCACGCCCCGGCTGGCCCGCCGGTTCGGGCCGCACCGGGTGCTGTCCTCCGCCGTGGCCCTGCTGTCCCTGGGCCTGCTCGCCCGGGCGCTCACCGACTCGGCCTGGGTCTTCTTCGGCACCAGCGCGCTGGCCCTCGCCGGGATCGCCTCCGCGAACGTCCTGCTGCCCGGCCTGGTCAAGCGGCACTTCCCGACCCGCGTCGGCCTGGTCACCGGCGTGTACACCATGACGCTCACCCTCGGCACCGCCATCGCCGCGGCCACCACGGTGCCGATGGCCAACGCGCTCGGCGGCTGGCACTGGGGCCTGGCGGTCTGGGCGGCCGTCGCGGCCGTGGCCGTCCTGCCGTGGCTGCTCCTCCGCCGGCACGACCGGGGCGATCTGGCCACCACGGTCGCCGCCTCCCCGGTCAAGCCGGCCCGGACCAGGATCGGCTGGGCCCTCGCGGTGTTCTTCGGCGCCCAGTCGCTGAGCGCCTACGTCGTGATGGGCTGGCTGCCCCAGCTCTACCGGGACGTCGGCTTCTCCGCCCAGACGGCCGGCCTGCTCGTCGCCGGGCTGATGGCCGTCGGCGTGCCGCTGGCCCTGTTCATGCCGGCGCTCGCCGCGCGCCGGCCCGACCAGCGCCCCGTCGTGGCCGTGCTCGTGGCGGCCACCGCCCTCGGGTACACCGGACTGATCTTCGCCCCGCACGCCGGCGCGCTGCTGTGGACGGTGCTGCTGGCCGTCGGGCAGAGCGCGTTCCCCCTGACGCTGGCGATGATCGGACTGCGCTCGCGCACCCCCGAGGGGACGGTGGCGTTGTCGGCGTTCGCGCAGAGCGCCGGCTACCTGATGGCCGCCGCCGGACCCATGCTGGTCGGCGCGCTGTACACATCGACGCACAGTTGGTTACTGCCGCTGCTCTTCCTTCTCGGTATCGTGGTCCTCCAGGGCGCTGTCGGAATGGTGGCCGGCCGGCCCCAGTACCTGGAAGATGCCCGTTTGCGGAATTGA
- the mtrA gene encoding MtrAB system response regulator MtrA has product MRARVLVVDDDPALAEMLGIVLRSEGFAPSFVADGERALPAFREARPDIVLLDLMLPGMSGIDVCRLIRAESGVPIVMLTAKSDTVDIVLGLESGADDYVVKPFKPKELVARVRARLRQGGDNTPEVLTVGPVGSQVIIDVPAHTVIREGEEVKLTPLEFDLLVALARKPRQVFTREVLLEQVWGYRHAADTRLVNVHVQRLRAKIERDPERPEIILTVRGVGYKAGVA; this is encoded by the coding sequence ATGAGAGCTCGCGTACTGGTGGTCGACGACGACCCGGCACTGGCCGAAATGCTGGGCATCGTGCTGAGGAGCGAGGGCTTCGCGCCCTCCTTCGTCGCCGACGGCGAACGTGCCCTGCCGGCATTCCGGGAGGCGCGGCCCGACATCGTGCTCCTCGACCTGATGCTGCCCGGCATGAGCGGCATCGACGTATGTCGACTGATCCGCGCCGAGTCCGGCGTGCCGATCGTCATGCTGACCGCGAAGAGCGACACCGTGGACATCGTCCTGGGCCTGGAGTCCGGCGCCGACGACTACGTGGTGAAGCCCTTCAAGCCCAAGGAGCTGGTCGCCCGGGTCCGGGCCCGGCTGCGCCAGGGCGGGGACAACACGCCCGAGGTGCTCACCGTCGGACCGGTCGGTTCCCAGGTGATCATCGACGTGCCCGCACACACCGTGATCCGGGAGGGCGAGGAGGTCAAGCTGACCCCGCTCGAGTTCGACCTGCTGGTCGCGCTGGCCCGCAAGCCGCGCCAGGTGTTCACCCGCGAGGTCCTGCTGGAGCAGGTCTGGGGCTACCGGCACGCCGCCGACACCCGGCTGGTCAACGTGCACGTCCAGCGCCTGCGCGCCAAGATCGAACGCGACCCGGAGCGGCCGGAGATCATCCTGACCGTCCGTGGGGTCGGATACAAGGCCGGCGTCGCATGA
- the mtrB gene encoding MtrAB system histidine kinase MtrB, with protein sequence MRLLSVLYDRGAARLVRVWRRSLHFRVVSVTLVSSTLLVVTFSWLLASQITASQVGSKLNEAQNQLEQGRVYLEPQFRDRGEAADPGVNGFLRYATALLVPPTSTAPKDAAQNDKAASVPYYVLLEPTNPDFLKAVKPQSPQLEDTRAVQKAVPDDLRRTVKETRKSAYQYVRANPDSQGERPFIVVGTMVNTAMGEFSLYYLYPLDEQVSSASSVRTTVFVTGLALVLLLALLSALITHLVVGPVRIAARTAQRLSAGLLDQRMEVRGEDDLAALATSFNQMAANLQRQINRLEEMSRLQRRFTSDVSHELRTPLTTVRMAADMLFANREDFDPLAARSAELLQAELDRFEDLLTDLLEISRYDAGFAVLDTEAVDLVPIVTRVVERLRPLADRAQVELRTVVPDEPVIAEVDPRRIERVLRNLVGNAVEHGEARPVVVTLADGEGSAAVTVRDHGIGLNTGEDKLVFNRFWRADPSRARQTGGTGLGLSISLEDARLHGGWLEAWGAPGLGAQFRLTVPLRAGDRLLSSPLPLVPADAEPQLGPIPPDEPTRGVRHAS encoded by the coding sequence ATGCGCCTTCTGAGCGTTCTGTACGACAGGGGTGCCGCCCGGCTCGTCCGGGTCTGGCGGCGCTCCCTGCACTTCCGCGTCGTGTCCGTGACCCTGGTGTCCTCGACGCTGCTCGTGGTGACCTTCAGCTGGCTGCTCGCCTCGCAGATCACGGCGTCGCAGGTCGGCTCCAAACTGAACGAGGCCCAGAACCAGCTCGAGCAGGGCAGGGTCTACCTGGAGCCGCAGTTCCGGGACCGGGGCGAGGCGGCAGACCCGGGCGTCAACGGCTTCCTGAGGTACGCGACGGCGCTGCTCGTCCCTCCGACCTCGACCGCCCCCAAGGACGCCGCGCAGAACGACAAGGCCGCCTCCGTTCCGTACTACGTCCTGCTCGAACCGACCAACCCGGACTTCCTCAAGGCCGTCAAGCCGCAGTCCCCGCAGCTCGAGGACACCCGGGCGGTGCAGAAGGCCGTCCCCGACGACCTGCGGCGCACGGTGAAGGAGACGCGGAAGAGCGCGTACCAGTACGTGCGGGCCAACCCCGACAGCCAGGGCGAGCGGCCGTTCATCGTCGTGGGCACCATGGTCAACACGGCGATGGGCGAGTTCTCGCTGTACTACCTGTACCCGCTCGACGAACAGGTCTCCTCCGCCAGCTCCGTGCGGACCACGGTCTTCGTCACCGGCCTTGCCCTCGTGCTGCTCCTCGCGCTGCTGTCCGCGCTGATCACCCATCTGGTGGTCGGCCCGGTCCGGATCGCCGCGCGCACCGCCCAGCGGCTGTCCGCAGGGCTGCTCGACCAGCGGATGGAGGTGCGCGGCGAGGACGACCTCGCGGCGCTGGCCACCAGCTTCAACCAGATGGCCGCCAATCTGCAACGCCAGATCAACCGGTTGGAGGAGATGTCGCGGCTGCAACGCCGGTTCACCTCCGACGTGTCGCACGAGCTGCGCACACCGCTGACCACGGTGCGGATGGCCGCCGACATGCTGTTCGCCAACCGGGAGGACTTCGACCCGCTGGCAGCCCGCAGCGCCGAACTGCTCCAGGCCGAACTCGACCGGTTCGAGGACCTGCTGACCGACCTGCTGGAGATCAGCCGGTACGACGCCGGGTTCGCCGTCCTCGACACCGAAGCCGTCGACCTGGTCCCGATCGTCACCCGGGTGGTGGAGCGGTTGCGGCCGCTCGCCGACCGCGCGCAGGTCGAGCTGCGCACCGTCGTCCCCGACGAGCCGGTGATCGCGGAGGTAGACCCGCGCCGGATCGAGCGGGTGCTGCGCAACCTGGTCGGCAACGCGGTCGAACACGGCGAGGCCCGCCCGGTCGTCGTCACCCTCGCCGACGGGGAGGGCTCGGCGGCCGTCACGGTCCGCGACCACGGCATCGGGCTCAACACCGGCGAGGACAAGCTCGTGTTCAACCGGTTCTGGCGGGCCGACCCGTCCCGGGCCCGGCAGACCGGCGGCACCGGCCTCGGGCTGTCCATCAGCCTGGAGGACGCCCGGCTGCACGGCGGCTGGCTGGAGGCGTGGGGCGCGCCGGGGCTCGGCGCGCAGTTCCGGCTGACCGTGCCGCTGCGGGCCGGCGACCGGCTGTTGTCCTCCCCGCTGCCCCTGGTGCCCGCCGACGCCGAACCGCAGTTGGGACCCATCCCGCCCGACGAGCCCACCCGGGGAGTGCGCCATGCGTCGTAG
- a CDS encoding GerMN domain-containing protein yields MRRRFLAAAAVVTGVFALSVLSACGVPDSGPAVSYGPERTITGIDLRPPYKVAAPDNSQSADQTVAGYLRAANGPLEKMREQVKVFFTQSAQNTWQAGSGGLLVVRGTVHPPTQVAGAGQFDAHVQVTGDVLGVLTNGWLDTSQARAGYSYTYNLLSAGAGKGWLIDNPPQGMLLSIEALQNDYDQRPVYYPPNGEDRALVADLRYVPRSVSVSAVGRYQLLMSWLLAGPSSYIAGAVNSALPAGTELRGLPVEDNALSQITVDLSAKAEATDRWETLIAQIAVTLQAKYLEIRIEGRQKVKPHDQDAYYYDAWNPATGHMAHPLMVDGGLVRAVRIPDRVEEQVPALLRGRTNVKWATGLNATAAYVTTDDALFIGRANSSDETRYVQVEKMRDVAFTSPPALYRTPGGPRVLIGAGPGLYSIDTSTQTPQAVTVSGVTGEGAVTSLSVAPGGKRVAFVRGGRAYAGIFTDSAQIRAWQVASQLTGITSVSWSSEVGFLVSGQGQPVSPNTSNSALSQVTFDGAVVEPQYPSQTTRTGPVAAYVPSPRGGAVMEPLVEIDNRIYLVRHPGVPASAGTAPFYFED; encoded by the coding sequence ATGCGTCGTAGGTTCCTGGCCGCCGCCGCCGTCGTGACGGGCGTGTTCGCGCTGTCCGTGCTGTCGGCGTGCGGGGTGCCGGACTCGGGCCCCGCCGTCTCGTACGGGCCGGAGCGGACGATCACCGGCATCGACCTCCGGCCGCCGTACAAGGTGGCGGCGCCCGACAACTCGCAGTCCGCCGACCAGACGGTCGCCGGCTACCTCCGGGCGGCCAACGGTCCGCTGGAGAAGATGCGCGAGCAGGTCAAGGTGTTCTTCACCCAGTCGGCCCAGAACACCTGGCAGGCGGGCTCCGGCGGCCTGCTCGTGGTCCGGGGCACGGTGCACCCGCCGACCCAGGTCGCCGGCGCCGGGCAGTTCGACGCGCACGTGCAGGTCACCGGGGACGTGCTCGGCGTGCTCACCAACGGCTGGCTGGACACGAGCCAGGCCCGCGCCGGCTACTCCTACACCTACAACCTGCTCAGCGCCGGGGCCGGCAAGGGCTGGCTGATCGACAACCCGCCGCAAGGCATGCTGCTGAGCATCGAGGCGCTGCAGAACGACTACGACCAGCGCCCGGTCTACTACCCGCCGAACGGCGAGGACCGGGCCCTGGTCGCCGACCTGCGGTACGTGCCCCGCAGCGTCTCCGTCTCCGCCGTCGGCCGCTACCAGCTGCTGATGAGCTGGCTGCTCGCCGGGCCGTCCTCCTACATCGCCGGGGCGGTGAACTCCGCGCTGCCGGCCGGCACCGAGCTGCGCGGCCTGCCCGTCGAAGACAACGCACTCTCCCAGATCACCGTGGACCTGTCCGCGAAGGCGGAGGCCACCGACCGGTGGGAGACGCTGATCGCGCAGATCGCGGTGACGCTGCAGGCGAAGTACCTGGAGATCCGGATCGAGGGTCGCCAGAAGGTCAAGCCGCACGACCAGGACGCGTACTACTACGACGCCTGGAACCCGGCGACCGGCCACATGGCCCACCCCCTGATGGTCGACGGCGGCCTCGTCCGGGCGGTCAGGATCCCCGACCGGGTGGAGGAACAGGTCCCCGCCCTGCTCCGGGGCCGGACGAACGTGAAGTGGGCGACGGGGCTCAACGCCACGGCCGCGTACGTGACCACCGACGACGCCCTGTTCATCGGCCGGGCCAACTCCTCGGACGAGACCCGCTACGTCCAGGTGGAGAAGATGCGGGACGTGGCGTTCACGAGCCCGCCGGCGCTGTACCGGACGCCCGGCGGGCCCAGGGTGCTGATCGGGGCCGGCCCCGGCCTGTACAGCATCGACACGTCGACCCAGACCCCCCAGGCGGTGACCGTCAGCGGGGTCACCGGCGAGGGCGCGGTGACGAGCCTGTCGGTCGCCCCGGGCGGCAAGCGGGTCGCGTTCGTGCGCGGCGGCCGGGCCTACGCCGGCATCTTCACCGACTCCGCGCAGATCAGGGCCTGGCAGGTCGCCTCGCAGCTCACCGGGATCACCTCGGTGTCCTGGTCGTCGGAGGTCGGCTTCCTGGTGTCCGGGCAGGGCCAGCCGGTCAGCCCCAACACGTCGAACTCGGCGTTGTCGCAGGTGACGTTCGACGGGGCGGTGGTGGAGCCGCAGTACCCGTCGCAGACCACCCGCACCGGCCCCGTCGCGGCCTATGTGCCGTCCCCGCGCGGTGGAGCGGTGATGGAGCCTCTGGTGGAGATCGACAACCGGATCTATCTGGTACGCCATCCCGGCGTCCCCGCCAGCGCCGGCACGGCCCCGTTCTACTTCGAGGACTAG
- a CDS encoding ComF family protein, with the protein MLRDLIDLVLPADCPCGGPGPFCPACQAALAGPPEPAAPTPAPPGLPPCLAFGPYDGPLQRILLAYKERGRRDLAAPLGDRLAIGVARLLANGPAVLVPVPSTAAAVRARRGDHMERLARRAVGTLRRDGRRATLLRALVARPRPDSAGLSAAERAAAAGDAFRVRPGRTGPLRAGLAVVLVDDILTTGSTLAAVADQLRSVDIPVCGAVVIAATRRRSSPTKACRDPNRQYLSVVNSNRG; encoded by the coding sequence GTGTTGCGTGACCTGATCGACCTCGTGCTCCCCGCTGACTGCCCGTGCGGCGGCCCGGGCCCGTTCTGCCCGGCGTGCCAGGCGGCGCTCGCCGGCCCGCCAGAGCCCGCCGCGCCCACCCCCGCCCCGCCCGGCCTGCCCCCGTGCCTGGCCTTCGGCCCGTACGACGGACCCCTCCAGCGGATCCTCCTCGCCTACAAGGAGCGCGGCCGGCGCGACCTGGCCGCCCCGCTCGGCGACCGCCTGGCAATCGGGGTCGCCCGGCTGTTGGCCAACGGGCCCGCCGTCCTGGTGCCCGTGCCGAGCACGGCTGCCGCCGTCCGGGCCCGGCGCGGCGACCACATGGAGCGACTGGCCCGCCGGGCCGTCGGCACGCTCCGCCGGGACGGCCGCCGCGCGACCCTGCTCCGCGCGCTGGTCGCACGACCCAGGCCCGACTCCGCCGGTCTGAGCGCCGCCGAGCGGGCCGCCGCGGCCGGGGACGCCTTCCGGGTCAGACCGGGGCGCACCGGTCCGCTGCGGGCCGGCCTGGCCGTGGTGTTGGTCGACGACATCCTCACCACCGGGTCCACCCTCGCGGCGGTCGCCGATCAGCTACGGTCTGTAGATATACCGGTTTGTGGGGCGGTGGTGATCGCGGCGACACGACGCAGAAGTTCTCCGACAAAGGCGTGTCGAGACCCGAATCGCCAATACTTGTCGGTAGTTAACTCAAACAGGGGGTGA
- the hpf gene encoding ribosome hibernation-promoting factor, HPF/YfiA family: protein MEIVVKGRNVEVPEHYRVHVADKLAKIEKYDHKLIQATVELLHEPNRRQRESSQRVEITIASRGPVIRSEACGKDFYTALDLAVTKLDARLRRSADRRRVHRGHSTPISVARATAALTAKQIETMFDKPSFAKSQESDGYEHEEHLPGQIVREKTHSAEPVTIDDALSQMELVGHDFYLFTDKETGCPSVVYRRRAYDYGVIRLS, encoded by the coding sequence GTGGAAATTGTCGTCAAAGGACGTAACGTCGAAGTCCCGGAACACTACCGGGTACATGTGGCCGACAAGCTGGCGAAGATCGAGAAGTACGACCACAAACTCATCCAGGCCACTGTCGAATTGCTTCACGAACCCAATCGTCGTCAGCGCGAGAGCAGTCAACGCGTCGAGATCACGATCGCATCACGAGGGCCCGTCATCCGCTCGGAGGCCTGCGGGAAGGACTTCTACACCGCACTCGACCTCGCGGTGACGAAGCTCGACGCCAGGTTGCGGCGTTCAGCCGACCGGCGTCGCGTCCACCGAGGACACAGCACCCCGATCTCCGTGGCCAGGGCCACCGCCGCTCTGACGGCCAAGCAGATCGAAACCATGTTCGACAAGCCAAGCTTCGCCAAGTCGCAGGAGTCCGACGGCTACGAGCACGAGGAGCACCTGCCCGGCCAGATCGTGCGCGAGAAGACGCACTCGGCCGAGCCGGTCACCATCGATGACGCTCTGTCGCAGATGGAGCTCGTGGGCCACGACTTCTACCTGTTCACGGACAAGGAAACAGGCTGCCCGAGCGTCGTCTACCGGCGCAGGGCGTACGACTACGGCGTGATCCGCCTGTCGTAG
- a CDS encoding GNAT family N-acetyltransferase, translating into MISLRPLRDGDAEDLVAACNDPLIQRFVPTLPAPYTREHALWWIRDGAPTVAARGGQIWAIVDPSDDRLLGSVATQPGTLGYWVAPWARRRGVATEATRQGTAWAFAHGYERLELTTHPENVISQRVALAAGFRSEGLRRAAEQSRGGGRHDMLVWSRLPSDPPGPTRRLIPDLPGGALTDGVVTLTPVGPADAGEMFALRNLPEVVASNVPPVELSRAEVEERCRLAPGTWLTGINVDLTIREAATGAFVGEIGLFYHEPPTQQAMIGYAALPAFRGKGYTTRAANLIADWAFTQVGVMRLIAGTAPENAGSQRVLEKAGFVREGYTRSRLPGPDGTRIDDVLWARLPA; encoded by the coding sequence GTGATCTCTCTCCGACCGCTCCGTGACGGTGACGCCGAGGACCTCGTCGCCGCGTGCAACGACCCGCTCATCCAGCGGTTCGTGCCCACTCTGCCCGCGCCGTACACCCGCGAGCACGCCCTCTGGTGGATCCGGGACGGCGCGCCGACCGTGGCGGCCAGAGGTGGTCAGATCTGGGCGATCGTCGATCCGTCCGACGACCGGCTGCTCGGTAGTGTCGCCACCCAGCCGGGGACTCTGGGCTACTGGGTCGCGCCATGGGCCCGGCGGCGGGGGGTGGCCACCGAGGCGACGAGGCAGGGCACGGCCTGGGCGTTCGCGCACGGGTACGAGCGGCTCGAGCTCACCACCCATCCCGAGAACGTGATCAGCCAGCGGGTGGCCCTGGCCGCCGGCTTCCGGAGCGAGGGGCTGCGCCGCGCGGCCGAGCAGAGCCGGGGTGGCGGCCGGCACGACATGCTGGTCTGGTCGCGGTTGCCCTCGGATCCGCCGGGGCCGACCCGCCGGCTCATCCCGGACCTGCCGGGCGGCGCCCTGACCGACGGGGTTGTGACGCTGACCCCGGTCGGGCCGGCGGACGCCGGGGAGATGTTCGCGCTGCGCAACCTCCCGGAGGTCGTGGCCAGCAACGTGCCTCCGGTCGAGCTGAGCCGCGCGGAGGTCGAGGAACGCTGCCGGCTCGCGCCCGGTACGTGGCTGACCGGCATCAACGTGGATCTGACCATCCGGGAGGCGGCGACGGGCGCGTTCGTCGGCGAGATCGGTCTTTTCTACCACGAGCCCCCCACCCAGCAGGCCATGATCGGGTATGCGGCGCTGCCGGCCTTCCGCGGCAAGGGCTACACGACCCGCGCCGCGAACCTGATCGCTGACTGGGCGTTCACGCAGGTCGGCGTCATGCGCCTGATCGCGGGCACGGCCCCGGAGAACGCCGGCTCCCAGCGCGTCCTGGAGAAGGCCGGCTTCGTTCGCGAGGGCTACACCCGTTCCCGCCTGCCCGGCCCGGACGGCACCCGGATCGACGACGTCCTCTGGGCCCGCCTGCCCGCCTGA